From Nocardioides faecalis:
CACCCAGATCGGTTGACGCTCCAGCAGCGCGTCGACCGGGTCCTCGCCGCCGTCGGCGAGGGTGGCCGCGGTGACCGAGGGCCGCGGCCCGTGGGCGGTCGCGCGGACGGTCACCAGCTCGTGCTCGTTGTCGAGCACGAACGAGAACAGCCGCTCGTGCTCGATGTCGAAGGAGGCGCGCAGCGAGGCCAGGCCGGCGCCGGCGCCGTCGAAGGCCTCGATGTCGATCGTCACCGGGATCTCGAAACCCTGGCCGTGGTAGCGCAGGTCCGCGGCGTAGACGACGTCCTGGTCGGGCTCGGCGATGCCGTCCTTGACCAGCGTGCCGCGGGCCGCGTCGGCCAGCTCCTCGAGCAGCGTGCGCAGCAGGTCGTCGGTGAGGTCACCGAAGCGGCGCACCAGGGTGCGCACGGACTCGTCGCGCGCGTTGGTGGTCGCGTCGCCGTACGCACACAGCACGCCGGGCGAGGGCGGGATGATGACCGGCCAGGAGCCGGTCAGCCTGCCCAGCGCGTTGGCGTGCAACGGACCCGCGCCACCGAAGGCGACCAGCGCGAAGTCGCGCGGGTCGAAGCCCTGCTGCACCGAGACCAGGCGCAGCGCCCCGAACATGTTCTCGTTGACGATGTCGACGATGCCAGCGGCGGCCGCCTCGACCGACTCCAGGCCGGTCGCCTCGGCGATCGAGGCGACCGCGGCGCGGGCGGCCTCGCGGTCCAGGGTGATCTCGCCGCCGGCGAGCTGGGTCGGCAGGTAGCCGAGCACCACGTTGGCGTCGGTCACGGTCGGCTCGGTGCCGCCGCCCGGGTACGCCGCGGGGCCGGGTGCGGCGCCCGCCGACTGCGGGCCCACCCGCAGCGCCTGCGTCAGCGGCGGCACGTGCGCGATCGAGCCGCCGCCGGCACCGACGGTGCGCACGTCCACCGAGGTGGCGCGGACCTTCAGGTCACCGACCATGGTCTCCCGGCCGATCCGCGGCACGGAGTCCTGCACCAACGCGACGTCGGTGGACGTGCCGCCCATGTCGAACGTCAGGAAGTCGCGGAACCCGGCCTGCTCGGCCACCCACGCAGCCCCGGTGACGCCGCCCGCGGGGCCTGAGAGCAGCAGGTTGACGGGGTTCTCCGCCGCCACCGGGCCGGAGACCAGACCGCCGTCGCTGCGCAGGATCGACAACGAGCCCTCGACGCCGCCGTCGCGCAGCTGCGCCTCGAGGTTCGACACGTAGCGACGCACCTGCGGCTGCACCGCGGCGTTCGCCACCGTGGTGATGGTGCGCTCGTACTCGCGCAGCTCCGGCAGCACGGTGGAGGACAGCGACACCGGCACGTCGGGCAGCTCCTCGGCGGCGATCTCGCCGATGCGTCGCTCGTGGGTGGGGTTGGCGTAGGAGTTGATCAGGCTGACGCTCAGCGCCTCGACGCCCGCCTCGCGCAGGTGGGCCAGGCCGCGTCGTACGTCGTCCTCGTCGAGCTCGGTCACGACCGAGCCGTCGGCACCGATCCGCCCGCGCACCTCGACGGTGTCCTCCAGCGCGGCCAACGGCTCGGGCTTGGGCCAGATGATCCAGCCGGCCAGCCCGCCGGGCACGAAGGAGCGGGCTATCTGCAGCACCTGCCGGAACCCGTCGGTGGTCACCAGGCCGACCCGGGCGCCCTTGTTCTCCAAGATCGCGTTGGTCGCCACGGTGGTGCCGTGGAAGACCTCGGCGATCTCCTCCATGGTGATGCCGGCAGAGGAGCACACCTTCTCGATGCCACGCAGCACGCCGACGGACTGGTCGGCCGGCGTCGAGGCGGTCTTGGCCCGATGGGTCTCGCCGGTGTCCTCGTCGATGAGCAGGATGTCGGTGAACGTGCCTCCCACGTCCACGCCGAGCCGGTAGGTCATGTCGTCGTCCTCTCAGATGATGCCGGCCGAGCGCAGCGACGAGAGCTCGTCGTCGTCGATCCCCAGCAGGTCGCGGTAGATGTCGTCGTTGTGCTCGCCCAGCCGCGGTCCCACGTGGCGCACCCGGCCGGGGCTCTCGGACAGCTTCGGGACGACGTTGTGCATGGCGAGCTCGCCCAGGTCGGGGTGGGTGAGCCGGACGATCGCCTCGCGCGCGGCGAAGTGCGGGTCGGTGAGCATGTCCGCGGCCTTGTAGATGCGGCCGGCGGGGACCCCGTGCTCGTGGAGCAGCTCCAGCAGCGCGTCGGCGGGCTGGGTGGCGGTCCACCGGGCGATCAGCTCGTCGAGCTCGGCCATGTGGTGCCCGCGGGCGCCGTGGGTGGCGTAGCGCTCGTCGGTGGCCAGCTCGGGGCGGTCCATGGCGGCGGCCAGGCGGCGGAAGACCGTGTCCTGGTTGGCCGCGACGAGCACCATCTCGCCGTCGGCGGTGGGGTAGACGTTGCTGGGTGCGACGTTGGGCAGCGTGGTGCCGGTGCGCTCGCGTTGGTAGCCCGCGACCTGGTACTCCGGGATCAGCGACTCCATCATCGCCAGCACCGCCTCGTAGATCGCGGAGTCGACGACCTGCCCGCGGCCGGTGCGCTCCCGCTGGTGCAGCGCGACCAGGGTGCCGAGGCAGGCGAACGTCGCGGCCAGCGAGTCGCCCAGCGAGATGCCGGCGCGTGCGGGCGGGCGGTCGGGGTCGCCCGTCACGTAGCGGATGCCGCCCATCGCCTCGCCGATCGAGCCGTACCCGGCCCGCGAGGCGTAGGGACCGGTCTGGCCGAAGCCGGTGACCCGGGTGACGACCAGCCGGGGGTTGGTCTCCCACAACCGCTCGGGAGCCAGGCCCCACCGCTCGAGGGTGCCGGGCCGGAAGTTCTCGATCAGCACGTCGGCCTTCTCGAGCATCCGGCGGACCAGGTCCTGGCCCTCGGCGGTGCGCAGGTCGGCGGTGACGGACTTCTTGTTCCGCGCCACCACCGGCCACCACAGCGAGCGGCCGTGCGGCTTCTCCCGGCCCCACTGGCGCATCGGGTCGCCGGACGCGGGGTCCTCGACCTTGATCACCTCGGCCCCGAAGTCGCCGAGCAGCTGCCCGCAGAACGGGCCCGCCAGCAGCTGCCCCAGCTCGACCACGCGGACGTCGTCGAGCGGGAGGGTCTCGTGGGTCTCCTCGGAGCTCACACCGGCACCCGTTTCGTATACAGGATGGACCGAGAAGTGACGGAGGTCACATCCGGTGCCGTCGAATGTACGAAAGCCCGCGCACGCAGGCAAGGGCGACGGTCAGCCGGCGGGGTCGCCGGCGGGTGGTGCGACTACCAGCCGCCGCCGTACTCCTTGCGCACCCCGCGCCAGTAGGTCGCGGTCAGCGACGCGGCCCGGGTGGGCGTGACGGCGTACGGCGCCGGCATCGGCACCCGGCAGGCGGCGCCGCGGCAGTCCTTGTAGCGGCGCCAGATCCGGTCCAGGTCGCGGCGCACCTTGCGGTAGGCGGGGTCGCGGTAGCGGTTGGTCAGTTGGTTGGGGTCGCGGGCGAGGTCGTAGAGCTCGCCGGCGCGGCTGCGGTAGCGGGTGTAGGAGTACTGCGCGGTGCGCAGGCCGATCGTGGTCCGGGCATCGGAGGCCGCGAAGGCGCTGCCCCGGCGCTTGCGCGGGCCGCTGTGGATCGCCTCGGTCACCACCGGCACGTCCCAGCCGGCGTCGCCGTAGCGCATCGTGCGCCACCGGGAGATGCCGTCGGGGGTCTGCGGCGGGCGCGCCCCGGCGGCGTCGAGGATGGTCGCGGTCAGGTCGACGGTGCTCATCGGGTCGCTGCGGTGCGACCCGTCGCGCATGCCCGGGCCGGTGGCCAGGAACGGCACCCGCAGCGACGGCTCGTGCGCCATCACCTTGCCGGTGCGGATCCGGTGCTCGCCGAGGTAGTAGCCGTTGTCGGAGGTGAACATCAGCACCGTGTTGTTCCACTCGCCGCTCTTCTTCAGCGTCGCGACGAGCTTCTTGACCTGCCGGTCCAGCACGAAGACGGCCTCGGCCCGCTGCCGGGTGACCTCGCGCAGCGCCCGCCGCTCGGCGGCGTTGAGGTCGGGGCGCTTGAAGCGTCCGGGCTTGTCGGAGACGCTCGCCTCGGCGGGGCCGCCGTCCTTCGGCATGCCGGCGCCGCGCTTGATCGCCCGGTCGAAGCGGCCCTTGACCCAGCTCGGACGGGCCGGGGTCTGGAACTTCACCAGCTTGCCGTCGTTGCGCCGCACGCTGCCCGGGTCGTCGCCCTCCCTCGGGCCGCCGTGGTGCGGCGCGACGAAGGAGAGGTAGAGGAAGAACGGGTTCGTGCTGCGGTGGTACCTGCGCACCAGCTGGCGGCCGAACCGGCCCACCACGTCGGTCTGGTACTGCCCGCGGTAGCTGTTCTTGATCTTGCCGTTGATGTTGTACGGCGTGTCGAAGTAGTTGTAGGTGCTGCCGTGGATGCCCGCGTCGCCCGGGTTCTCCAGGGCGCCGTACCAGTCGCTCCAGCCGGCGGGCGCGTAGCGCAGCGAGGCGCGGCCGGTGACCTTGGCGCGCATCACGCCGTAGCCGTTGAGGTACTTGCCGACGAAGCCGGTGCGGTAGCCGGCGGCGCGCAGCGAGCCGGCGATGGTGTGGGAGTCGTCGAACGCGCCGAAGCCGTAGGGCCGCTCGTGCCAGTAGACGTGGTGGTTGTGCGCGTAGCGGCCGGTCAGGAACGACGCCCGGGCCGGGCAGCACAGCGGGAACGGCGAGAAGGCGTTGTCGAAGGTGACCCCGTTCTCGCCCAGCACCTTGCGCACCGTCGGGGCGTAGCGCAGGTCGTCGACCCGCATGTCGTCCGCCATCACCAGCACCACGTTCGGGCGCCGGATCGGCTGCTCGGCGGGGCGCCCGTCCTGGCGGGCGTCCCGGTACGCATCGCCGGAGGTCGTGGCCGCGGCCGTGGCCGCGGCGTCGGTGCGGGGCTGGGCCGGGTGCGCGGCGGTCAGCAGCGTCAGCACGCTCGCCACGAGCACCAGTGGCAGCAGCACGAGCAGGGAGCGGGCGCCGGCCGGGCTCTGGGGCCGGCCGGGGTTCGGGGCGGCCTTCTCGGCAGGCTTGTCGGCAGGGTTCTCGGCGGGCACGGCGTCTCCAGCGGGATCTCGGTGGACTCCGGGAACAGACCGAGGGGGAACGAAGTCGGCTCATCCTGCACCAGCAAGCACGACAGTGCGCGCTGTTCTGGGAATGTCCTGGCAGCGCGGCCGGCCCTGCCTGCAGGGTCAGTTCCGGGTCGGCCCGGGTCAGCCCAGAGCGCCGGTCAGAGCGGGTCGACGGAGTCCAGCAGCCAGCGGTCCTCGACGCGGCGCACCCCGACGAGCACCCGGGTCTGGCTGACCTCGACCGGCTCGGCCTTCTTCTTCAGCGCGGCGCTGGACAGCAGCACCTGGTCGACGTACGCCAGCACCACGGCGGCGTCGTCGCCGGAGGAGGAGACCACGCCGGCGGCACGCACGTGCGCCTCGGAGACGGCCTGCTTGCTGGTGGCCAGCGGGCGGACGGTGGCGTCGAAGGTGGTGGCGTACTCCTCGGAGAAGGCGGGCGTCATCACCGCCTTCGCCTCGGCGAGGTCGTCGTCGAGGCGGGTGTGGTCGTAGCCGAGCGCCTCGGGCAGCGCCTCGGCGACCGCCTGCACCGCGCCGTCGGGTGCGGTGGGCACGGTGCCCGCGCGGTAGCGGGCGTCCTCGCCGACCTCGGGGCGCACCGGGTCGGCATCGGTACGGGTCGCCAGCCACCCCACCGCGGTAGCGGCGAGGACCACGGCGACGAGCAGCGCCAGCACCCGGCGGCTCATCCGACCTGCTCCAGCGCTGAGACGAGCCAACGGCCGTCGGTCTCCGCCAGCACCACCCGCATCCGGTAGTGCGCCGTCTGCGCCGCCCCGTTCTCGGCGGTGGTGGTGGCGTCGACGGCGACGAGGACCTGCGCGTCGTCGTCGTGCAGGTACTCCACGGCCGCACCCGACTCCGGGATCGAGGGCGTGATCGTCAGCTTCTTGGTGCGCACCTGCTCGGCGAGCCGCTCACGCTCGGTGGCGTAGGCCTTCGCGAAGTCGCCGGTGGCGAGCTCGGCCATCGCGTCCAGGTCCGCCTCGATGCTGGCGTGGTCCAAGGCGAAGAACGTCTCCGCGGCACTCCGCGCGCTGGTCAGCACCGCCGCCGTCCGGTCGTCGTCGCGCTGGCGCCACCACAGCACGCCGGCGGTGGCCACGAGCGCCACCAGCAGCACGGCCAGCGCGAGGCTGAGGTGTCGCTCGCGGCGGTCCGCGGGCGGCGGTTCGGGTGCTTCAGCTTCGTCCGGGGTGGTCTCAGGCAACTCGTCGACGTCCACGCGTCACTCCTCGAGGTTCCGGGTCAGCAGCCACCCCAGGCCGGAGCCGTCGCCGGCCGCGTCGGTGGATGTGCCGGTCGGGTCGGGCGGGGTCGGGGCGAGCACCTTGGTCGCCCGGCCGTCCGGGGTCACCACGATCCCGCTGGCGGGGTTGAACAGCGCCTGGCCCCAGACCGGTCCGCTGCGACCCAGCGCCCCGGGACCACCCGCGCCCCCGCCCGAGCCGCGGGTGCCGCCCTTGGGTGCGTTCTGGAAGCCGCGCACGTTCGGTCCCGTGGCGTCGTACGGCGAGGAGGAGCACCGGATGTCGTCGGAGACCGGGGCGTCGTCGGGCTGGCGCGGGCCCTTGCCGTCGGCCGGCGTGCCGTCGGGGTTGTACTTCTTCTTCGTCTCGTACCCCTTCGTGCAGGGCGGGGCGAGCGGCACGGTGGGCAGCACGATCGCGATGTGCGCGCTGTAGATCGGGTTGCCCTCGTCGTCGTAGTGGCAGGTCGACTCGACGGCCTTGCCGGTGACCGGGTCGAGGGTGTCGCAGTGCCGCAGGGTCTGGATGTTCTGCTCCAGCACGTGCGGGAAGACGACCAGGCCCTTGCGCAGGTGCGGCAGCCGGTCCGCGGCGACGTCGGTGATCGCGACCAGGTCGTCCAGCAGCCGGGGCAGCGCGGCCTGGTTGTCCTCCAGCAGCCCCTGGAGCGCGGAGCCGGCGCCGATGCCCCGGCGCAGCACGTCGTCCAGGGTGTCGTCGAGGCGGCGCAGCCGGGTGGTGAGGGCGGCCAGGTCGGCCTGCCCGGCCCGGGTCTCGTCCAGCAGGTCCACCTGGGTGTCGAGCACGCGTTGCGCGGAGTCGATGAGGGCGGTGAGGTCGTCGGCGGAGTCCAGGGCGGTGCGGGTCACCGAGTCGGCGTCGTCGAGCACCGAGCCCAGCGCGGGACCGACGCCCTCGAGCCCGAGCGTCGCCTCGTCGAGGATCGTGGCCAGCGCGGCGGGGTCCACCGAGCCGGCGAGGGCGTCCAGGTTGCCGATCAGCTGCGCCAGGTCCGGGGGCGGCGTGGTGGCGGCGAGGGTGACGAGGTCGCCGTCGCCGAGCCGCGGGCCGTCGGCCGAGCGTGGGGTGAGGGCGACGTACTGCTCGCCGATAGCCGACTTGCTGCTCACCGTGGCGGTGAGGTCGGCGGGCACGTCGGCGTCGTGGCGCAGGTCGACGACCACCGTGGAGCCGGTGCCCGGACCGGGCAGCACCTCGACCACGGAGCCGACCCGGGTGCCCAGCAGCTCGACGTCGGCGCGGGGGTAGATGCCGCCGGGGTCGCTGAACTGGATCCGGACCCGGTCGGGGTCGTGCAGGACCCCGGACAGGTCGAAGAACTGGCTGGCGCCGTACGTCGTGGTCGCGGCGATCACCGCGCCGAAGGCGACCAGCTTGAGCCGGACGCTGCGGGTCAGCCGGGTGCTGGAGCTCATCGGCCACCTCCGGTGAGCAGCTCGCCGAGGTCGCGGGGCACGGTCCCGCCGCCCTTCTCGCCCGCCCCGCTCTTCCTGCCCGGGTCGAGCAGCGCGGACAGGTCCAGTGCCTCGCCGAGGCCGCTGGCGGCGTCGTCGAGCAGCGTGGTCAGGTCGAGGTCGGCGAGCACCTCGGCGATGGTGCTCGGCTTCTTCCCGGGCTTGGCGGCGCCGTCGCCGCCTCCGGTGCTCGCCGGTGCGCCGACGGGCGGACCCGGCGTCAGCTCGGCGAGGGAGACCAGCAGCGCGTTGATGGTGTCGACGTCGATCAGCGCCTGGCCGTACATGCCCGCGTAGTCGCCCTTGATCGTCGACAGCGCGTTGCGCGAGAACGGGAACGACGCCACCCGCTCCACGGTGCGCGAGAGCTCGTTCTTCGCGGTGCTCAGCTGCGTGAGCACGGGTTGCAGGTGCTTGAGGTCCGCCACGGTGGCGTCCTTGCTGCGCTTGATCAGCGGCACCGCGGTGCGGGAGAGCCGGGAGAGCCGACGCAGGGTGCGGGTCAGGGCGGGCCGCTGCCGCTCGAGCGCCTCCAGGCCGTCGGGCACGGCGGCCAGCGCCTCGCCGATCACGCCGCGCTGGTCGGCCAGCGTGGTGGAGAGCCGGGCCAGCGCGTCGAGGGCGGTGACCAGGCTGTCGCGGCGGGTGTCCAGGGTCTCGACCAGCGAGGTCAGCCGCCGGGCGGTGGTGCGGACGTCGCCGGGCTGCTCGAGCGCGGCGCTCAGCTCCTCCGCGATCACCTGGATGCTGCCCAGCGAGCCGCCGTTGAGCACCAGCGACAGCGCGCCGAGCACCGTCTCGGTGTCCGGGTGCGCGGTGGTGCGTTCAGCCGGGATGGTGGTGCCGGCGGCCAGCCGGCCGGTGGGTGCCTGCCCGCGCGGCGGGTCGAGGGCGACGTACCGCTCGCCGAGCAGGCTGGTCTCGCGCAGCGTGGCGACCACGTTGCCGGGCAGCTCGACGTCGTCGGAGATCCGGCAGACCACGCGGGCGTGCAGATCCTCGTCCAGCTCGACGGAGGCGATGGAGCCGACCACGGTGTCCCCGGAGCGGCAGGTGGCGTGGGCGACCAGGTTGGTGGCGTCCTCGAGCACGACCACCACCTCGTAGCCGTCGCGGCCCACGCCGCCGGGCAGCGGCAGGTCCTGCGGACCCTCGTAGCCGCACGCGCTCAGGCCGAGCGCCGCGGCGAGGACGACGACCGGGGCCGTGGCGGACCTCTTTCTACGCCACCTCATCGGCCACCTCCCGCGGCCGGGGTGAGCGCGGCGAGGGCGTCGCGGACCGCGGCGACGATGCCACCGAGCGGGCCGGACAGGTCGCCGTCGACCTTGCCCTTGGCGATCGCGGTGAGCAGCACGCCGACGTCGTTGCCGGCGGCCTGCAGCGCGGCGCAGAACGGCACCAGCTGCCGCGCCGCAGGGCTGTCCGCTCCGCCGGAGTAGGCGCCGACCTGGCCGCACACCGAGCTCA
This genomic window contains:
- a CDS encoding MCE family protein; translation: MSSSTRLTRSVRLKLVAFGAVIAATTTYGASQFFDLSGVLHDPDRVRIQFSDPGGIYPRADVELLGTRVGSVVEVLPGPGTGSTVVVDLRHDADVPADLTATVSSKSAIGEQYVALTPRSADGPRLGDGDLVTLAATTPPPDLAQLIGNLDALAGSVDPAALATILDEATLGLEGVGPALGSVLDDADSVTRTALDSADDLTALIDSAQRVLDTQVDLLDETRAGQADLAALTTRLRRLDDTLDDVLRRGIGAGSALQGLLEDNQAALPRLLDDLVAITDVAADRLPHLRKGLVVFPHVLEQNIQTLRHCDTLDPVTGKAVESTCHYDDEGNPIYSAHIAIVLPTVPLAPPCTKGYETKKKYNPDGTPADGKGPRQPDDAPVSDDIRCSSSPYDATGPNVRGFQNAPKGGTRGSGGGAGGPGALGRSGPVWGQALFNPASGIVVTPDGRATKVLAPTPPDPTGTSTDAAGDGSGLGWLLTRNLEE
- a CDS encoding CaiB/BaiF CoA transferase family protein, which gives rise to MSSEETHETLPLDDVRVVELGQLLAGPFCGQLLGDFGAEVIKVEDPASGDPMRQWGREKPHGRSLWWPVVARNKKSVTADLRTAEGQDLVRRMLEKADVLIENFRPGTLERWGLAPERLWETNPRLVVTRVTGFGQTGPYASRAGYGSIGEAMGGIRYVTGDPDRPPARAGISLGDSLAATFACLGTLVALHQRERTGRGQVVDSAIYEAVLAMMESLIPEYQVAGYQRERTGTTLPNVAPSNVYPTADGEMVLVAANQDTVFRRLAAAMDRPELATDERYATHGARGHHMAELDELIARWTATQPADALLELLHEHGVPAGRIYKAADMLTDPHFAAREAIVRLTHPDLGELAMHNVVPKLSESPGRVRHVGPRLGEHNDDIYRDLLGIDDDELSSLRSAGII
- a CDS encoding MCE family protein, encoding MRWRRKRSATAPVVVLAAALGLSACGYEGPQDLPLPGGVGRDGYEVVVVLEDATNLVAHATCRSGDTVVGSIASVELDEDLHARVVCRISDDVELPGNVVATLRETSLLGERYVALDPPRGQAPTGRLAAGTTIPAERTTAHPDTETVLGALSLVLNGGSLGSIQVIAEELSAALEQPGDVRTTARRLTSLVETLDTRRDSLVTALDALARLSTTLADQRGVIGEALAAVPDGLEALERQRPALTRTLRRLSRLSRTAVPLIKRSKDATVADLKHLQPVLTQLSTAKNELSRTVERVASFPFSRNALSTIKGDYAGMYGQALIDVDTINALLVSLAELTPGPPVGAPASTGGGDGAAKPGKKPSTIAEVLADLDLTTLLDDAASGLGEALDLSALLDPGRKSGAGEKGGGTVPRDLGELLTGGGR
- a CDS encoding hydantoinase/oxoprolinase family protein, producing the protein MTYRLGVDVGGTFTDILLIDEDTGETHRAKTASTPADQSVGVLRGIEKVCSSAGITMEEIAEVFHGTTVATNAILENKGARVGLVTTDGFRQVLQIARSFVPGGLAGWIIWPKPEPLAALEDTVEVRGRIGADGSVVTELDEDDVRRGLAHLREAGVEALSVSLINSYANPTHERRIGEIAAEELPDVPVSLSSTVLPELREYERTITTVANAAVQPQVRRYVSNLEAQLRDGGVEGSLSILRSDGGLVSGPVAAENPVNLLLSGPAGGVTGAAWVAEQAGFRDFLTFDMGGTSTDVALVQDSVPRIGRETMVGDLKVRATSVDVRTVGAGGGSIAHVPPLTQALRVGPQSAGAAPGPAAYPGGGTEPTVTDANVVLGYLPTQLAGGEITLDREAARAAVASIAEATGLESVEAAAAGIVDIVNENMFGALRLVSVQQGFDPRDFALVAFGGAGPLHANALGRLTGSWPVIIPPSPGVLCAYGDATTNARDESVRTLVRRFGDLTDDLLRTLLEELADAARGTLVKDGIAEPDQDVVYAADLRYHGQGFEIPVTIDIEAFDGAGAGLASLRASFDIEHERLFSFVLDNEHELVTVRATAHGPRPSVTAATLADGGEDPVDALLERQPIWVQGAEVEAAIYDRTKLRTGNVVRGPAIVVEMDSTTLVLPDHAATVHPSGSMLIRPLDSTPAPPTTAPTPEG
- a CDS encoding sulfatase family protein, giving the protein MPAENPADKPAEKAAPNPGRPQSPAGARSLLVLLPLVLVASVLTLLTAAHPAQPRTDAAATAAATTSGDAYRDARQDGRPAEQPIRRPNVVLVMADDMRVDDLRYAPTVRKVLGENGVTFDNAFSPFPLCCPARASFLTGRYAHNHHVYWHERPYGFGAFDDSHTIAGSLRAAGYRTGFVGKYLNGYGVMRAKVTGRASLRYAPAGWSDWYGALENPGDAGIHGSTYNYFDTPYNINGKIKNSYRGQYQTDVVGRFGRQLVRRYHRSTNPFFLYLSFVAPHHGGPREGDDPGSVRRNDGKLVKFQTPARPSWVKGRFDRAIKRGAGMPKDGGPAEASVSDKPGRFKRPDLNAAERRALREVTRQRAEAVFVLDRQVKKLVATLKKSGEWNNTVLMFTSDNGYYLGEHRIRTGKVMAHEPSLRVPFLATGPGMRDGSHRSDPMSTVDLTATILDAAGARPPQTPDGISRWRTMRYGDAGWDVPVVTEAIHSGPRKRRGSAFAASDARTTIGLRTAQYSYTRYRSRAGELYDLARDPNQLTNRYRDPAYRKVRRDLDRIWRRYKDCRGAACRVPMPAPYAVTPTRAASLTATYWRGVRKEYGGGW